A stretch of Desulfitobacterium dichloroeliminans LMG P-21439 DNA encodes these proteins:
- a CDS encoding sugar phosphate nucleotidyltransferase: MNIKDILINEENTMIEAMQALDKAAQKVLFVEKDEKLIAALTDGDIRRWILKKGNLDARVKDIANYNPKFIYERDSSTARDYMRRKSVEALPVVDKNMKIISVMLWNDKEIATKRVLNIPVVIMAGGLGTRLYPYTKILPKPLIPIGDIPIAEHIINRFNDYGCKDFFLIVNHKKNMIKAYFNEIERDYEVTYIEEDKPLGTGGGLSLLKGQIETTFILSNCDILIEEDYEKMYLYHKKEKNLITMVCSLKNIKIPYGVIKIGEHGEIDSMKEKPELSFFTNTGCYIVEPKVIEELDTDTDIGFPDIIEKYKKSGEKVGVYPISENSWMDMGQLDEMEEMRKKIEDKEESKDRSIR, from the coding sequence GTGAACATCAAAGATATTTTAATAAATGAAGAGAACACAATGATAGAAGCGATGCAAGCCCTAGATAAGGCCGCCCAAAAAGTACTTTTTGTTGAGAAAGACGAAAAGCTAATAGCTGCACTTACGGATGGAGATATCAGAAGATGGATCTTGAAAAAAGGAAACCTTGATGCTAGGGTCAAGGATATTGCTAATTATAATCCGAAGTTCATATACGAAAGAGATAGTTCAACTGCGAGAGATTATATGAGAAGGAAATCGGTGGAAGCACTGCCTGTTGTTGATAAAAATATGAAGATTATCTCTGTTATGCTATGGAATGATAAGGAGATAGCAACTAAGAGAGTGCTGAATATTCCGGTTGTTATTATGGCTGGAGGACTTGGGACAAGGCTATATCCATATACAAAGATACTTCCTAAGCCGTTAATACCTATAGGTGATATTCCAATTGCTGAGCATATCATCAATAGATTTAATGACTATGGATGTAAGGATTTTTTCTTAATTGTGAATCATAAAAAGAATATGATTAAGGCCTATTTCAATGAGATAGAACGAGATTACGAGGTGACTTATATCGAAGAGGATAAGCCACTCGGAACTGGAGGAGGCTTAAGCCTACTGAAAGGGCAAATTGAAACGACATTCATTCTTTCTAACTGCGATATTCTCATAGAGGAAGACTATGAAAAGATGTATCTATATCATAAGAAAGAGAAAAACCTAATTACCATGGTTTGTTCGTTAAAGAATATAAAAATACCCTACGGCGTAATTAAGATTGGCGAACATGGCGAAATAGATAGCATGAAGGAGAAACCAGAATTATCCTTTTTTACGAATACAGGATGTTATATCGTAGAGCCTAAGGTAATTGAGGAACTGGATACTGATACGGATATTGGCTTTCCGGATATTATTGAAAAGTATAAAAAATCTGGAGAAAAAGTCGGCGTATACCCTATCAGTGAGAACTCATGGATGGATATGGGTCAGCTCGATGAAATGGAAGAAATGAGAAAAAAGATAGAGGATAAAGAGGAGAGTAAAGATAGGTCGATTAGATAA